A single genomic interval of Chloroherpetonaceae bacterium harbors:
- a CDS encoding alkaline phosphatase family protein gives MRHIPHFVLLLLIYILLAGAAFPQASLLQSGPMLGYSDMREVLLWVQTKSPARVQFKYWDKNNPKQVFETDVVETTKERAYTASLIADKVLPGRRYQYELYINGQKVVRPYPMEFQTQVLWQYRTDPPDFTVAMGSCAYINEPEFDRPGKPYGEGYEIFKSIYDKRPDIMLWLGDNIYLREGDWNTRTGIYHRYTHTRSLPELQPLLASTHHYAICDDHDYGPNDCDGSFWNKEMTLEAFKLFWGNPSYGIGTMRGAITQFQWGDAEFFLLDDRYYRTPQGRKTIEGTILGKEQFDWLINALTASQATFKFIVIGGQVLNPLPVYETYANYPQERQRLIETITKEGISGVMFLTGDRHFTELSKLERAGTYPLYELTCSPLTSGVFAGAASEANPLRVPGTLVQERNFALLKFSGTRGDRVLTISVHDKTGKELWTRSIRASELRPPQQKISGSE, from the coding sequence ATGCGCCACATACCTCATTTTGTTCTACTGCTTCTTATCTACATTCTCTTGGCTGGTGCAGCCTTTCCACAAGCGAGTCTGCTGCAATCTGGACCGATGTTGGGCTACTCCGATATGCGAGAAGTGTTGCTTTGGGTGCAGACCAAGTCGCCAGCGCGGGTGCAGTTTAAGTATTGGGACAAAAACAATCCGAAGCAGGTGTTTGAGACCGATGTGGTAGAGACAACGAAGGAGAGAGCTTATACTGCATCGCTAATTGCTGACAAGGTGTTGCCCGGGCGTCGGTATCAATATGAGCTTTACATCAATGGTCAGAAAGTCGTGCGCCCCTACCCGATGGAGTTTCAAACGCAGGTTTTGTGGCAATATCGAACTGACCCACCGGATTTTACGGTAGCAATGGGCAGTTGTGCGTATATCAACGAGCCAGAATTTGACCGGCCAGGCAAACCTTACGGAGAAGGCTACGAGATTTTCAAGTCCATTTACGACAAGCGCCCTGATATAATGCTTTGGCTAGGCGACAACATCTACTTGCGCGAGGGAGACTGGAACACACGCACAGGGATATATCACCGTTACACGCATACGCGCTCCTTGCCCGAACTTCAACCCCTTTTAGCATCAACCCATCACTACGCCATCTGCGATGACCACGATTACGGTCCAAATGACTGCGATGGCAGTTTCTGGAACAAAGAAATGACATTAGAAGCCTTCAAGCTCTTTTGGGGAAATCCCTCATATGGCATTGGCACAATGCGGGGTGCAATTACGCAGTTCCAGTGGGGCGATGCAGAGTTTTTTCTCTTGGATGACCGCTACTACCGCACCCCGCAAGGACGTAAAACGATTGAAGGCACCATTTTAGGCAAGGAGCAATTTGATTGGCTTATCAATGCACTCACGGCAAGCCAAGCTACATTTAAGTTCATTGTCATTGGCGGACAGGTGCTCAATCCGCTGCCTGTGTATGAGACATATGCGAACTATCCGCAGGAACGTCAGCGCTTAATTGAAACCATCACAAAGGAAGGAATTTCGGGAGTGATGTTTCTGACAGGCGACCGACATTTTACAGAGCTTTCAAAATTAGAGCGTGCGGGCACCTATCCGCTGTATGAACTGACTTGCTCACCGCTCACATCAGGGGTCTTTGCAGGGGCGGCGAGCGAAGCAAATCCACTGCGTGTGCCGGGCACTTTGGTTCAAGAGCGCAATTTTGCACTGCTGAAATTTTCGGGCACGCGTGGCGACCGAGTGCTGACCATTTCTGTTCACGACAAAACAGGTAAAGAACTCTGGACGCGCAGTATTCGAGCCTCAGAGCTGCGCCCACCGCAGCAGAAAATAAGCGGCTCGGAGTAA
- a CDS encoding AMP-binding protein — translation MPDIEQFLHETRRISPPLSLRRNALIQDYEADYRYALTDPEGFWADIAEQLLWEKKWDKVLEFEPPHHRWFIGGRTNITLNVLDRHIVNYRRNKVALLATSETGKETLVTYDRLLRRVCQTANALKSIGVEKGDRVLICLPNTPEAVYAMLACARIGAIHVAAQTTLGVQSLRHRVHDTEAKVVFCADVTYRNGKRIPIKGIMDDAIANAESVEKIIVLRRDEPKLDLSSEREIDFHEFIDGQPQWINPEIVESNHPLFILYTSGTSGAPKGVVHTHGGYMVGTYYMAQAMYDLKEYDIFFNTEDIGRILGHSFIVYGPLLNGATVMMREGAIDYPSIYAFWKLIERHGVNILFSSPLTLQTFMKHGTEAIKKCDLSTLRLIASSGGYLEADVHEWVQKNVLGRRGCVLDSWWQTEIAAPVLGDFLAADVKLGKVGKPMPGVVLDVVSLQDGKTVPPNTSGLLVLRQPLPHLMIGIWNNPERYQKYWKHVPGCFNTGDAAFYDEDGYYCVMGRIDDVVKVSGQRLAMTEIEKVLQTHPAIEEVAVIGVPDRELGERIKAFVVLKPGHKATDSMRSILRDYLRRELNASATLGEIEFRTTPLPRTQDGAIAHNLLKAESSQSK, via the coding sequence ATGCCAGACATTGAACAGTTTTTGCATGAGACACGACGAATTTCACCACCGCTATCTCTGCGACGCAATGCCCTTATTCAAGACTATGAGGCTGACTATCGCTATGCACTGACCGACCCCGAAGGTTTCTGGGCTGACATTGCCGAGCAGCTTTTGTGGGAAAAAAAGTGGGACAAGGTTTTAGAGTTCGAGCCGCCTCATCACCGCTGGTTCATCGGTGGTAGAACGAACATTACTCTCAATGTCTTAGACCGGCATATTGTCAATTACCGCCGCAACAAGGTCGCACTGCTTGCAACCTCTGAAACTGGCAAAGAAACGCTGGTTACATATGACCGATTGCTGCGACGCGTCTGCCAAACTGCGAATGCTCTAAAAAGCATCGGCGTTGAGAAAGGCGACCGCGTGCTTATTTGTCTGCCGAATACGCCCGAGGCCGTCTATGCGATGCTGGCGTGTGCGCGCATTGGTGCCATCCATGTTGCGGCGCAAACGACACTGGGCGTGCAGTCACTCCGCCACCGTGTGCACGATACGGAAGCTAAAGTTGTCTTCTGCGCCGATGTAACCTACCGCAATGGCAAGCGCATTCCAATTAAAGGCATTATGGACGATGCAATTGCCAATGCTGAATCCGTCGAGAAAATTATTGTTTTACGACGCGATGAACCAAAATTAGACCTCTCATCGGAGCGCGAGATTGACTTTCATGAATTCATAGATGGACAGCCACAGTGGATTAACCCTGAAATTGTCGAGTCCAATCACCCACTCTTTATCCTTTACACCAGCGGCACAAGTGGCGCTCCGAAAGGTGTTGTGCACACGCATGGCGGCTACATGGTTGGCACTTACTATATGGCACAAGCAATGTATGACCTCAAGGAATACGACATTTTCTTCAACACCGAAGATATTGGTCGAATTCTGGGACATAGCTTCATTGTATATGGACCGCTGCTGAACGGGGCAACCGTCATGATGCGAGAGGGTGCAATTGATTATCCTTCCATCTATGCATTCTGGAAACTCATTGAGCGGCACGGTGTCAATATCCTTTTTAGCTCCCCCCTCACGCTGCAGACTTTTATGAAGCACGGTACGGAGGCCATCAAGAAGTGCGACCTTTCTACCTTGCGACTGATTGCTTCGTCTGGTGGTTACTTGGAAGCTGATGTGCACGAGTGGGTGCAGAAAAATGTGCTTGGTCGGCGTGGCTGTGTGTTAGACAGTTGGTGGCAAACGGAAATTGCCGCGCCTGTGTTAGGCGATTTTCTTGCCGCCGATGTAAAACTCGGCAAAGTTGGCAAACCGATGCCGGGCGTTGTGCTGGATGTGGTCTCACTACAAGATGGCAAGACAGTACCACCGAACACTAGTGGTTTGCTTGTGCTGCGCCAGCCTCTTCCGCATTTGATGATTGGTATTTGGAACAATCCAGAACGCTATCAGAAATACTGGAAGCATGTGCCCGGGTGTTTCAACACAGGCGATGCGGCTTTCTACGATGAAGACGGTTACTATTGCGTGATGGGTCGTATTGATGATGTGGTCAAAGTTAGCGGTCAGCGCCTTGCAATGACGGAGATTGAGAAGGTTTTGCAAACTCATCCTGCAATTGAAGAAGTCGCCGTGATTGGTGTGCCCGATAGGGAACTTGGCGAGCGTATTAAGGCTTTCGTGGTGCTTAAGCCCGGTCACAAAGCCACCGACTCCATGCGCTCAATTTTGCGTGACTATTTGCGACGTGAGTTAAACGCAAGCGCTACTTTAGGTGAGATTGAGTTTCGCACCACCCCCTTGCCTCGCACGCAAGATGGCGCAATTGCTCATAACCTTTTGAAAGCAGAATCATCACAAAGCAAGTAG
- the tpiA gene encoding triose-phosphate isomerase yields MRKKFVAGNWKMNKTVAGSIALASEVARLLGSNLPCEVALAPTFVALESVHQVLKHTPIKLAAQNCHYESDGAYTGEISAEMLRSVGCEYVILGHSERRQYFGETDEIINRKVKKALSESLKVILCIGETLAEREANQTEAVLEAQLSGTLKGISADEMAGITIAYEPVWAIGTGKTATPEQAEQAHQFIRAFIGARYSTELAERLTIQYGGSVKSSNARELFSMPNIDGGLIGGASLKAEEFVQIVRSIAP; encoded by the coding sequence ATGCGAAAAAAGTTTGTAGCCGGTAACTGGAAGATGAACAAAACCGTTGCTGGCTCAATTGCGCTTGCATCGGAAGTGGCGAGGTTGCTTGGTTCAAACTTGCCGTGTGAGGTTGCCTTAGCTCCCACTTTCGTTGCCCTTGAATCGGTGCATCAAGTCTTGAAACACACCCCTATCAAATTGGCAGCACAAAATTGCCACTACGAAAGCGACGGCGCTTACACGGGCGAAATTTCTGCTGAAATGCTTAGGAGTGTCGGCTGCGAGTATGTCATCTTAGGACATTCGGAACGGCGGCAATACTTCGGCGAAACAGACGAGATTATCAATCGCAAAGTGAAAAAGGCCTTGTCTGAATCGTTAAAAGTCATTCTTTGCATTGGCGAGACGCTGGCTGAGCGTGAAGCAAATCAGACTGAAGCCGTGCTCGAGGCACAACTTAGCGGCACCCTGAAAGGCATTTCGGCTGATGAGATGGCTGGTATTACGATTGCATATGAGCCAGTTTGGGCTATTGGCACAGGCAAAACCGCTACGCCTGAGCAAGCAGAGCAAGCCCATCAATTCATACGTGCATTCATTGGTGCCCGCTACTCCACCGAACTGGCTGAGCGGCTTACGATTCAATACGGCGGAAGCGTCAAAAGCTCAAATGCCAGAGAACTTTTCTCCATGCCAAATATTGATGGTGGCTTAATCGGCGGCGCTAGCCTCAAAGCTGAAGAATTTGTGCAAATTGTGCGCAGCATTGCGCCATAA
- the uvrB gene encoding excinuclease ABC subunit UvrB yields the protein MSILSANRKFELVSDYEPRGDQPKAIRELTEGILRGEKYQTLLGVTGSGKTFTISNVIANVNKPTLVISHNKTLAAQLYGEFKQFFPNNAVEYFISYYDFYQPEAYIPATDKYIAKDFRINDEIDRLRLRATSALLSGRRDVIVVSSVSCIYGLGSPDEWTAQIIFLEQGMKRTRKSLLQELVAIHYTRNDTELGRGKFRVRGDSIDVFPAYEDFGVRIEFFGDEIDRLYTLDPKTGNVIEPIQSITIYPAKQFVTMEENLHRAMRDIQKELAWRLSVLREEGKFVEAQRLEERTKYDLEMMRELGYCSGIENYSRHLSGRKEGERPYCLFDYFPKDFLVVIDESHVTIPQIRAMYSGDRQRKMTLVEHGFRLPSALDNRPLKFEEFEELCPQTIYVSATPGEYELRKCGGVVVEQIIRPTGLLDPEIEVRPVKNQIDDLLEEIRQRAAEGDKVLVLTLTKRMSEDLQDYLEKIGVRCQYLHSEVKALDRVQILRDLRTNEFDVLIGVNLLREGLDLPEVSLVAILDADKEGFLRDRKSLLQIAGRAARNAKGKVILYADTITASMRYVIDETHRRRQLQQAYNEANGIVPQTIKKSLEQVMTSTSVADANRKLQKERLRIQSFNPENVLAQVMRQMTQEEKLEMLAQMYAEMQDAAEKTEYEKAAYLRDEIERLKAMWDIKV from the coding sequence ATGAGTATTCTCTCTGCCAACCGCAAGTTTGAATTGGTCAGTGACTATGAACCCAGAGGCGACCAGCCTAAGGCAATTCGGGAACTGACCGAAGGCATTCTAAGAGGTGAGAAATATCAAACGCTGTTGGGAGTAACAGGTTCAGGCAAGACCTTTACGATTTCCAATGTCATTGCAAATGTCAATAAGCCAACGCTGGTGATTTCGCACAATAAGACGCTGGCGGCCCAGCTCTATGGTGAATTCAAGCAGTTCTTCCCAAACAACGCTGTAGAGTATTTCATTAGCTACTACGACTTCTATCAGCCTGAGGCCTACATTCCTGCCACCGATAAATACATTGCCAAAGATTTTCGCATCAATGATGAAATCGACCGCTTGAGATTGCGAGCAACCAGTGCGCTGCTATCGGGTCGGCGTGATGTGATTGTGGTCAGTTCAGTTAGCTGCATTTATGGTTTAGGGTCGCCAGATGAGTGGACAGCGCAGATTATCTTTCTCGAGCAAGGAATGAAGCGCACGCGTAAGAGTCTTTTGCAGGAACTGGTCGCTATTCACTACACGCGTAACGACACGGAGCTTGGGCGCGGCAAGTTTCGCGTGCGCGGCGATAGCATAGATGTCTTCCCGGCCTACGAAGATTTTGGCGTGCGCATTGAATTTTTTGGTGATGAAATTGACCGCCTCTACACGCTTGACCCCAAAACAGGCAATGTCATTGAGCCAATTCAAAGCATTACCATCTACCCGGCAAAGCAATTTGTGACAATGGAAGAAAACTTGCATCGAGCCATGCGTGACATTCAGAAAGAATTGGCGTGGCGACTCAGCGTATTGCGTGAAGAAGGTAAATTCGTGGAAGCGCAGCGCTTGGAAGAGCGCACCAAATACGACCTTGAAATGATGCGTGAGCTTGGCTATTGCTCAGGCATTGAAAATTACTCACGGCATCTATCAGGGCGCAAAGAAGGCGAGCGCCCATATTGCTTGTTTGACTACTTCCCGAAAGATTTTTTGGTGGTGATTGATGAATCTCATGTGACGATTCCGCAGATTCGTGCAATGTATTCAGGCGACCGCCAGCGCAAAATGACATTGGTAGAACACGGTTTTCGCTTGCCATCGGCTTTGGATAACCGACCGCTGAAGTTCGAGGAATTTGAGGAGCTTTGTCCGCAAACGATTTATGTCAGTGCTACACCCGGCGAGTATGAACTGCGCAAATGTGGCGGAGTGGTCGTAGAGCAAATTATCCGTCCAACAGGCTTGTTAGACCCAGAAATTGAAGTGCGTCCAGTGAAAAATCAAATTGACGACCTGTTGGAGGAAATTCGTCAGCGAGCTGCAGAAGGGGACAAGGTCTTGGTGCTCACGCTGACCAAACGAATGTCAGAAGATTTGCAAGACTATTTAGAAAAGATTGGCGTGCGCTGCCAATACTTGCACTCAGAGGTAAAGGCGCTGGACCGAGTGCAGATTTTGCGCGATCTACGCACCAATGAGTTTGATGTGCTAATTGGCGTCAATCTGCTCCGTGAAGGGTTGGACTTGCCTGAAGTCTCACTGGTTGCCATTCTGGATGCCGATAAGGAAGGCTTTTTGCGTGATAGAAAATCGCTCTTGCAGATTGCAGGACGAGCGGCGCGAAATGCCAAGGGGAAAGTAATTCTGTATGCTGATACCATCACCGCGTCTATGCGATATGTGATTGACGAAACCCATCGCCGCCGTCAGCTCCAGCAAGCCTACAACGAAGCAAATGGCATCGTGCCACAGACGATTAAGAAATCACTTGAGCAAGTGATGACCAGCACAAGTGTTGCCGATGCCAACCGAAAACTGCAAAAAGAGCGATTGCGCATTCAGAGCTTCAATCCTGAAAATGTGCTAGCACAAGTGATGCGTCAGATGACGCAAGAGGAAAAACTTGAGATGCTGGCACAGATGTATGCTGAAATGCAGGACGCAGCAGAGAAAACCGAATACGAGAAAGCCGCCTACCTGCGTGATGAAATCGAGCGCCTGAAGGCAATGTGGGACATCAAAGTCTGA
- a CDS encoding purine-nucleoside phosphorylase: MTRSEKVRAALAYLQSHLPQIPTAAVVLGSGLGDFASSLRVHRTLSAADIPHYPVPSVAGHQGQLILAESSGTPVLLIKGRVHLYEGHTVETVTFYVHLLAALGVQTLLLTNAAGGINPHFNAGDLCLISDHLDLTFVRLPSDLHRNRYAPIYDRSLSAAIWRAAQQAGIALHQGIYAGVLGPSYETRAEIEMLRRLGADAVGMSTVKEATVAKALGLRVVAISLITNKAAGLSSERLSHDEVQRVASDSKQHFTALMHAAIQRLSAPVDTL; the protein is encoded by the coding sequence ATGACACGCTCCGAAAAAGTTCGTGCTGCACTGGCTTATTTGCAATCGCATTTGCCACAGATTCCAACTGCAGCGGTTGTTTTAGGCTCTGGATTAGGCGACTTTGCCTCATCGCTTAGGGTTCATAGAACGCTTTCGGCTGCTGATATTCCACACTACCCCGTGCCTAGCGTGGCAGGGCATCAAGGTCAGCTTATTCTGGCTGAGTCTTCTGGCACACCGGTTCTGCTGATCAAGGGGCGCGTGCATCTCTACGAAGGGCATACGGTCGAAACAGTTACATTCTATGTGCATTTATTGGCTGCGCTTGGGGTGCAGACGCTTTTGCTTACTAATGCAGCAGGTGGCATCAATCCGCACTTTAATGCTGGTGACCTTTGCCTTATTTCAGACCACCTTGATTTGACTTTTGTCCGCTTGCCCAGTGATTTGCATCGGAATCGGTATGCGCCAATCTATGACCGTTCCCTTTCTGCCGCTATCTGGCGTGCTGCGCAGCAAGCTGGTATTGCTTTGCATCAAGGCATTTATGCTGGTGTCTTGGGGCCAAGTTACGAAACACGCGCAGAAATCGAAATGCTACGACGACTTGGAGCTGATGCCGTTGGTATGTCGACAGTGAAAGAAGCCACTGTTGCCAAAGCATTAGGACTGCGTGTAGTGGCAATTTCACTCATCACCAACAAGGCTGCGGGACTTAGCTCGGAAAGACTTTCCCACGATGAAGTGCAGCGTGTTGCAAGCGACTCTAAGCAGCACTTTACTGCGCTAATGCATGCCGCTATTCAACGCCTGAGTGCCCCTGTTGACACACTATGA
- a CDS encoding MarR family transcriptional regulator: protein MDWNAQIDALAGYVPNRISSNCPLRGEKTERLARFFWVWSTLKALANATFVKKMRLEDEIKQKTFRCPYQKLQVNLVYTFHWLIPKIQAKLKGSGITMQQYNLLRILRGQYPNPSSLTLLKERMLDKESDVSRLVSRLVAKGLVVRKECQADRRKLDLLITKKGLALLEKLDPKIDDAESLFKTITPQEATALNDLLDKLRG, encoded by the coding sequence GTGGATTGGAATGCGCAGATAGATGCGCTGGCTGGATATGTGCCCAACAGAATTTCGTCAAATTGCCCTCTCCGAGGAGAAAAAACTGAACGGCTCGCACGCTTTTTCTGGGTTTGGAGCACGCTAAAAGCACTGGCAAATGCGACCTTCGTCAAAAAAATGCGCTTAGAAGACGAGATTAAGCAGAAAACGTTTCGCTGCCCCTATCAGAAACTCCAAGTAAATTTGGTCTATACATTTCACTGGCTCATTCCTAAGATTCAAGCCAAGCTGAAAGGCTCTGGCATTACAATGCAGCAATACAATCTTTTGCGCATTCTGCGCGGACAGTATCCGAATCCCTCATCGCTGACTTTGCTCAAGGAGCGAATGCTGGACAAAGAATCTGACGTGTCGCGTCTGGTAAGTAGGCTGGTGGCAAAAGGATTGGTGGTGCGCAAGGAGTGTCAGGCAGATCGCAGAAAGTTGGATTTGCTGATTACAAAGAAAGGTTTAGCATTGCTTGAAAAGTTAGATCCAAAAATTGACGATGCAGAGTCGCTCTTTAAAACCATAACCCCCCAGGAAGCGACCGCGCTGAATGATTTGTTAGATAAACTGCGTGGCTGA
- the acpS gene encoding holo-ACP synthase, with product MRLGIDIIEIARIQASIERYGERFVRRILTPSEIAYCYAKANPYESIAARFACKEALAKALGTGISKTFHWHSVEILRGKHGEPKLRFLKKIRGLSAKRVAISISHTHQYAVAVAIISS from the coding sequence ATGCGACTTGGCATTGATATTATTGAAATCGCCCGTATCCAAGCCAGCATTGAGCGATACGGCGAGCGCTTTGTGCGGCGCATTCTTACGCCCAGCGAAATCGCTTACTGCTACGCCAAAGCTAATCCCTACGAGAGCATTGCCGCACGTTTCGCTTGCAAAGAAGCTCTGGCTAAAGCACTAGGCACGGGTATTTCCAAAACGTTTCACTGGCATTCGGTTGAAATCCTTCGTGGCAAACATGGCGAGCCTAAGCTTAGGTTTCTCAAAAAAATCAGGGGACTTTCAGCTAAACGCGTGGCGATTTCTATTTCGCATACGCATCAGTATGCCGTTGCCGTCGCGATTATCTCTTCGTAG
- a CDS encoding DMT family protein, whose protein sequence is MKIPVIVQTSVLLAISNLFMLYAWYGHLKNLGDKAWYVAALVSWCIALFEYLIQVPANRIGFTEYSVAQLKILQEAISLTVFVPFAVLYMKQPVKLDYLWAALCIFAAVYFIFRS, encoded by the coding sequence ATGAAAATCCCAGTCATCGTTCAGACAAGCGTGCTCCTTGCGATTTCGAACCTTTTTATGCTGTATGCGTGGTATGGGCATCTGAAGAATCTGGGCGATAAAGCGTGGTATGTGGCTGCACTGGTCAGTTGGTGTATTGCACTCTTTGAGTATCTCATTCAAGTGCCGGCTAATCGTATTGGTTTTACGGAGTATAGTGTGGCGCAGCTTAAAATTCTGCAAGAGGCAATTTCACTGACCGTGTTTGTGCCGTTTGCAGTGCTTTATATGAAACAGCCTGTGAAGCTGGACTATCTGTGGGCAGCACTCTGTATTTTTGCAGCGGTCTATTTCATCTTTCGCTCATAA
- a CDS encoding glycoside hydrolase family 3 protein, with product MQRRYQHLAYLALLFAVCFSCQVSAPTVEERITEIMSKMTLDEKIGQMVMVGIQYLESPTDVEKYFLGSVVASAAYYPKPNSNTAKDWADLNDTLQSYALRTRLKIPLLSAIDAVHGNALVYGATVFPHNIGMGAVADVRLIEQVAEATAKEMRAAGFTWNLAPCAAVARDERWGRTVESYSELPEQTAQCVAAAVRGYQGKMLGESGVVACAKHFVGDGATREGINEGDIEIDGKALRAIHFPPYQAAIQAGVGSIMLSYSRFNGEKIHGQKYLIQSVLKEELNFQGIVVSDWGGIYEIASDTVDCIERAISAGIDVVMLPANYKEFITILRTLVRQQRISPKRIDDAVRRVLRVKLSLGLFEQPFAKREWLEKVGSEEHRALARRAVQASTVLLKNEDKLLPLRKDIPRIHVAGKSANSLANQCGGWTVDFSDFTKVPDSIAFGNTFYQALRRTVSANTTISYSPDGTGATGSTVAIVFIGETPYTEVDGDTPNPTLPEEDLIVLRNVAASGVPIIAVLVTGRPLLLGEALAQSKAFLVAWLPGTEAQGLIDIIFGDARPTGKLSHSFPRTLQQVPFNVGESKGEPLFKAGDGLSY from the coding sequence ATGCAACGCCGCTACCAGCATCTGGCCTACCTTGCCTTGCTGTTCGCCGTTTGCTTTTCCTGCCAAGTAAGTGCGCCGACCGTGGAAGAACGCATTACAGAGATTATGTCAAAGATGACGCTCGATGAAAAAATCGGGCAGATGGTGATGGTAGGCATCCAATACTTGGAAAGCCCAACAGATGTGGAGAAGTATTTTCTGGGTAGCGTAGTAGCCAGTGCAGCGTATTACCCTAAGCCAAATTCAAACACAGCAAAAGACTGGGCAGATCTAAATGACACGCTGCAGAGCTACGCACTTCGGACAAGGCTCAAAATTCCGCTGCTTTCAGCGATTGATGCGGTGCATGGTAATGCGTTGGTCTATGGCGCAACCGTCTTTCCGCATAATATCGGAATGGGGGCGGTAGCAGATGTGCGCCTCATTGAGCAAGTAGCAGAAGCCACTGCAAAAGAGATGCGGGCAGCAGGGTTTACTTGGAATCTTGCTCCCTGTGCAGCGGTCGCCCGCGATGAACGATGGGGACGAACCGTTGAGTCTTACTCGGAACTGCCAGAACAAACAGCTCAATGCGTGGCGGCAGCAGTAAGGGGCTATCAAGGCAAAATGCTGGGCGAAAGCGGTGTGGTCGCATGCGCAAAACACTTTGTAGGCGATGGGGCGACACGCGAAGGCATCAATGAAGGAGATATTGAAATTGATGGCAAGGCGCTACGTGCTATCCATTTCCCACCCTACCAAGCAGCCATTCAAGCAGGCGTAGGCTCTATTATGCTCTCTTACAGCCGCTTCAATGGCGAGAAAATTCATGGGCAGAAATACTTGATTCAATCGGTCTTGAAAGAGGAACTGAATTTTCAAGGCATTGTCGTCTCCGATTGGGGAGGAATCTACGAGATAGCCAGCGATACGGTTGACTGCATTGAAAGGGCAATTTCAGCTGGAATTGACGTGGTGATGCTGCCAGCTAATTACAAAGAGTTTATCACCATTCTACGCACATTGGTGCGCCAGCAGAGGATTTCTCCGAAGCGCATTGATGATGCCGTGCGGCGCGTTCTTCGCGTCAAACTCTCTTTGGGTCTATTCGAACAGCCGTTTGCAAAACGAGAGTGGCTGGAAAAAGTCGGTAGCGAGGAACACCGAGCATTGGCGCGCCGTGCGGTGCAAGCCTCCACAGTTCTACTCAAAAACGAGGACAAGTTGCTGCCGCTGCGCAAAGACATTCCACGCATTCACGTCGCTGGAAAGAGCGCAAACAGCTTAGCCAATCAATGCGGGGGCTGGACAGTGGACTTTAGCGATTTCACCAAAGTGCCCGATAGCATTGCCTTCGGCAACACTTTCTACCAAGCCCTAAGGAGAACAGTGAGTGCAAACACAACCATAAGCTACTCGCCCGATGGCACAGGGGCAACGGGTTCAACCGTTGCGATTGTCTTCATCGGCGAGACACCTTACACCGAAGTGGATGGCGATACACCAAACCCAACACTGCCAGAAGAAGACTTGATTGTACTGCGCAATGTAGCCGCATCAGGCGTGCCAATTATTGCCGTGCTAGTAACAGGCAGACCGCTTTTGCTGGGTGAAGCACTGGCGCAATCCAAAGCGTTTTTGGTCGCATGGCTGCCCGGCACTGAAGCACAAGGACTGATTGACATAATCTTCGGAGATGCGAGACCCACAGGCAAACTCTCACACAGCTTCCCAAGAACGTTGCAGCAAGTGCCCTTCAATGTGGGTGAAAGCAAGGGGGAACCTCTTTTCAAAGCAGGGGACGGTTTAAGCTACTAA
- the greA gene encoding transcription elongation factor GreA, with product MAEAIYLTMEGYKRLKEELDKLKNEERHRILEKVAEARSHGDLSENAEYDAAKEEQNQLELRISMLERKLATATILDEKNIKTDKVYILTTAVLKNLDTNQMIEYTLVSEEEADIELGKISVKSPVGRALLGKKVGEKVDVRTPGGLKRFEVLEIKVKS from the coding sequence ATGGCAGAAGCGATCTATCTCACAATGGAAGGCTACAAGCGGCTCAAGGAAGAACTTGACAAGCTGAAAAATGAAGAGCGTCACCGCATACTGGAAAAAGTTGCTGAAGCGCGCTCTCATGGTGACCTTAGCGAAAATGCAGAATACGATGCTGCCAAAGAAGAGCAAAATCAGCTTGAGCTTCGAATCAGTATGCTGGAGCGCAAGCTCGCCACTGCCACTATTCTGGATGAAAAAAACATCAAAACCGATAAGGTTTACATTCTTACCACCGCTGTTCTGAAAAACTTAGACACCAACCAGATGATTGAATACACACTGGTTTCTGAAGAAGAAGCGGACATTGAACTTGGCAAAATTTCAGTCAAATCCCCTGTTGGTCGGGCACTTTTAGGTAAGAAGGTTGGCGAGAAAGTTGATGTGAGAACGCCGGGTGGCTTAAAACGGTTTGAAGTGCTGGAAATTAAAGTCAAATCCTAA